The following nucleotide sequence is from Salvia miltiorrhiza cultivar Shanhuang (shh) chromosome 7, IMPLAD_Smil_shh, whole genome shotgun sequence.
taaaatgaaatgcattttttgtataatttaatgcatttttatgtgaaaactttatgcatttttgtttgattttatatgcatgtgaaacatgtctatttttgggggtggtaatggggagggttggggggtggtgtgggctggattggggggtggtatggggtggggtggtgaaaataccaaaactgaaaaaattaaatgcatttttctgttcaaagttatgcatttcatgtgaaaactttatgcatctttgtgtgaaactatatgcatctaaaatatatctattttgagaaaatctaaaaaaatatatatatttttttaattattaaatccgaaaattacattccaattttacccctccagattttgccttggaatgcttggaagctccttgccacgtgtcaccatcttgatgcgccacatgtcataaatgtgtggtcaagatttggatctagggatctattataagcattgggatctatatgatatatatatatatatatatatatatatatatatatatatcattattaAACTATTCTTAAAAAAgataataaatatatgtattaaaTAACCAAATTTATAAGAATACACACTTTTATAATAGGAATATTATTGATGTaaccaatttttaatttaaaagataaaactattttataataggtatagaaattaaaaaaaaattctcacgGGAGTTTTCTAGGAAATCAAGTTATACTAATATTTCTGAAAACAATTATtactaataattttattttgatttcctcaaaaaaaaaaaaatattttccctaGGTAGAGATAACCAAATAACGATGTTTCGTAGAAAGAATAAATTATGTGCCCGAAGTCATAATCTTTTCTTCATATTAgaatattttgtcatttataCTAAGCTAAATCCGTGGGAGTTATCACTATATCTAATTAGCCAATCTGCTTACCatttaaagaaagaaatagacAATTCATCCCTTCTTATAGAAATCGAACCTAATAAATTAATCAACTCTAGCTAAGTAGTCCTACCCTAGCTAGCTAGAACAAGGTGTTACATTCATTTGCTACTctaaaattaatcacttcataATGTATAtattagagcactcccagcagatcacctaaatgcatcactaactctaaatttaggctaaaacaattgaaaatgagataaaaaatgcatccagcagatcccctaaattggatggggcccacaaaattttttacacctacctaaattcaatcttaaatttacacccaccctaaatttattttaaacttataattagtagggcccacacataattattgtttttatgtagaaaataagagatctggtgtatgcatttataaaattgagatcctaaaattaaatagggaagctttaggaaGAAATATAAGaacataattttgggatttctgctgggagtgctcttagggTATAGCACGTACAAATATATACATTAATGTGTGTATTGGTTAATATTGTTATATTATGGTATGAAAAAAAAGGAGAACATAGACAATATATGAAACTCCCCTAACAATAATTAGCTAGTGATACGGCCCCAATTCAAGGAAGTTAAAAGCTCCACAAGCAATTTGTTTTCTGGCCTGAAAACACTCCCCATCATCTTTTTTTGTCggatatattatatatatttttaaataaagctAAAGCaagaataatattaaaatggtcattaatttcaatgaaaaaaagaaaggggtgtgtgtgtggttgtgtgagagagagagagagaggtagaaGAAAGAAATACAAAGGGGTGgggttataattaattaattaagcaatAACCCCACAAGTATAAAATACTCTATTGTTGATAGAGACACGGCGGTTTGATTTCTTCTACTTCCACTTCTGGGAAACCAAACACAGTTTTGAAAGCTTCAGCCGAGCCTTGTTTTGGTGCGTAAACAAGGAAATATGACAAAGTTTTGAACTTtgcagagagggagagagagagatagagggatATATTTATGTGCAGTTAGATATAATTATATAgtgatttagagagagagaggaaggaaATCTTGATTTGGAGTAACAAATGATGGCTGGAAACCCTAATTGGTGGAGCATGAATGGCATGCATCCACAGCTTTCTTCTCAGCTCATCTATGGCGCCTCCAACTCCCCCAACCCTTCTCCTCCCGATCTCCACCACCCCAGCCCGGATTTTCCGGTTAGGTCGTGGAGCCAGCTGCTTctgtaactctctctctctctctacattcTAATTTAGAGAGTGAATCTCAGCACAGCAGCCTTAATGATATATAGTGATTGTTGATGTGTAGGGGCGGCGAAGGGGAGAGATACGGCGCAGGTCTATTTCAGCAGCAAAAGAAGATTGAGAACTGGGAAGAGCAAGTGTTGAATTTGAACCCATCTTTCACAAGAAATAATATTCCTGTTGGCGATGTGAAGCAAGAGTCCACACACATGAATTACACACATGTAGACGATGAAGAACAATTTCACCCTTGGCCACGTCAGCAACTTGCAGCCTCCTGCGTCACCACCTTGACCAACAACACTGTCTTCAacttctccgccgccgccgcacaAAGTAAGAATCAACACCACAATCAGGACCATTCATCTGAGGTCAGaatatatataacttttttctttttctttttaaatacatgtacatatacatatataagagaaaagagaaaagaggAACTAGATGGGAAAGAAAGGTGGAAAAATGAGAATCATTTCTTAGGATAATAATTGATGTTTAAAGTCTCATTATTACTCTATGAAATtagaaaaaagataaagaaaaagataaagaaaaacaaagtgATTTGATGTGTTCGCCAAACTGGAACTAATAgtattaataaaatttgaacactcttcaaaaaagaaaaaataaatgtattttttctattttgattgttgaatttataataattactaaattttatgtaattttttttgtaaaaagtGTAACAGCACGAGTACAGGTGGGGTATCAAAGAAGGCTAGGGTTCAACAGTCCTCAGCCCAACCAGCTTTGAAGGTAAaggaatctctctctctttttctctttttcataaAACTGGCTGCCTTCTTTCTATCTAGctaaaatattttgtatttttttttcttctaatttgCAGTTGTTGAGATTCTTAAACACACATTTATGGGCTTGATTGCATGAAATTAGTCACGcatctatattatttatattatcatATTGGGATTGACACAGGTGAGAAAGGAGAAGTTAGGGGATAGAATAACAGCTCTTCACCAACTTGTTTCTCCATTTGGGAaggtaaattaaagaatttgtGTGAAATGCTTTAATAGTTTAGCTCCCCATTTCTATATATCAGTTCAAATTAACCTTTTGTTCACTGCTAtatttaacatatatatttcGTTTAATTAACTTACACAACATCATCCTTTTCCCATGCTGGAATTGTGTGATTCTCTCAGGAACTGTCCTTTGAGATATAAGTATGTAGGAGTACATTTTTTATAACATAAAACccataaaagaaaaacaagatgtaagaaaaagaggagagagagataggCCCCTTTTGTTTACTTTATGATATGATCTGAGCTTGTGTTTTTTGAGATTAAAGAAGAGTTTGAGTTGAGAGTATTGTGGTATGTTTCTCTTTTGCAGACTGACACTGCTTCTGTCTTGTCAGAAGCCATTGGctacattagattccttcaggGTCAAATTGAGGTTATCTTTTGCTTCCCTTTCTTCTTGCAACACCAGTCATTCAAATCAAATGACCCATGTTGAAGTAATTAAATTAGAAAATCCAAAATTTTGTAGTAATTAGTATTTTGATGTGCATGCAGGCCCTGAGCTCTCCATACATGCGCAATGCAGCAGGAAACACACATCACCAACATTCTGTAAATAAGTACCCATATACACATGCGCATTTTCTTACACATTTTCCCATGCACGACCAAGATTTTTGCACACTCTTCACACAAGTATTGGGAAATGTGAATTCTTTCTAATTTATAAGGATTAATTGCCATTTCAAAAAATTCTTTATTATGGATACCAGCATTAAAATCTGCactaaaattactcaattagtTTAGTTTTTTCTTACTTTGCTATCTCACCATTTTCCGGCCAAATGCAATGCTGAAGCGGCAGTTTGAAATGATTGTTATCTCGCTCATTTTGCCATTTTACTAAACAAACACTGATTTGTAATCAATGAATTTGGACAATGACTTCAGACGGTCATGAGTTTAGTATTAAGTTTGGTcggaaaatatgagatagcagAATGAGAAAAATTAATAGTTCAGTAATTTTAATATGGTATTTTAAAGTTGGTGtgtcaaatattttttttagaagatCGTTAACTTAATtatatacaataataataattttattgtgATCAAGaaatgtaattattttaaattttggcaGGTTCAAGAGAGGAATTGTTTGTTTCCCGAAGAGCCTTCTCAGGTATTTATGCTACCTTTATTGGATCTATCACTTCCTAAAGGAggctttaataatttaattggtAAAGTGAATTTATTAAGCAAAGTGCTTCGTGTAGAAAACAGGCATTTTCAGCTTTATCTCAAAGTAATTAATTTACTTTTATAATGTTCTTTGTTAATTTCGATACCATGAAAGTAGGATGGTTAAAGTTACAATAGGGACATTTCacatttcttcaatttttttcctGAATTTTGTTTATTGTTATTTTAggcaataaatttaatttttagtttgTACGTGGTTCACCGTATTCAATGTTTTGTAACAGTTCTTGAATGATATTTCCATGGAAGGAAGAGGAGCTTCTAATCAGGTAACCTCATCAcactattcatttttttttcttttttttaggtGAAAATTAATCACATATAAGTAGCTAATAACTTGTAAATTTGTCAGTtcgataataaataataataaaaatttgtttACTACTAATATTCTTTTGGTTGATAAATGGTGATGGAAATTAATTAATGGTAGCTAGTCTGGTAACACTTTAATTTCAGATGCAATGAATGCATGACTAAAGATGTCAAAAGTAGACGAAACTAAATTTTCAAAGAGATCATAAAAGGCAGTTTTAAAACTAACAATTTGCTGGGTAATTAATCATATGGGGAATTAATGGGAAAATTATGGATAATTCCATTAGGATATATTTTGGTACTTAAAGATTGTCTAAATTTATGGTTTTCTTTGCAAAAAAGTTTCAATTCGGAGGAAATTCAAGGAGTTAAGTTCATTATCATAACGGGAAATTGtagaacaaaataaaagaataattgACACGCATGCTGTTATGATGGATGACTAAATTAATTTCCATATGCATGCATGCATAATTTTTGTTACATTTCATGGCTTGTATGTATAATGCAAATGCGATATGGTATTAATCAATTGATaggaaacttcaaaaatgaatgAAAGAGTAAATACATAAAGTAGTGTAATCGAAATGGTCACTGAAACATCGAGACTGGTGTTGATATTTGTTAATAACAATTAAGCAATAAAAACAACACACATTATGCCATAGTATATAACGTTAAATattaaagtgaaaatgtgataaTAATTTCTGTTAATCAGCATATTGTGTATGCGTATGCACGTGGATGTGGAAAATAATAATAGATATtatagtaattatttattttgttgaaaaacaaaaaaaatgttcaGGATTCACAAGTGAAAGATTTGAGGAGTAGAGGTCTTTGCTTAGTTCCGATTTCATGCACTCAACATGTGGGGAACGAGAATGGTGCCGATTACTGGGCTCCGGCAGCATTCGGCGGCGGCTTTTGATTTTCCGGCCACCGTCTGCTGTAACATCAGAAGCAGTCATTCTCCAAGAACTAAGGCTGACTGCTTATGATGCTACGGCGCCTAAACCTAGCTCTATGTTTATATTATGTGCATGTATAATTAATAGGGGCAGCAAAATTGATTAAATATATTGTTGATGTAATTAACCTAAATAATCtgctattatatttatatgcatGCATGTTGCTTAATTTTGATGTAGCATCTTAATATTTCTcatgatttcaagaatttattttgctatctaatttttatttcttgTGTGGACTAGTTGATCAATCACAGCAGTAGTTGGTTATTCTATAGTTAATTATACTCCCTACGATAGCGTTTCCACtacttttgtcattttagtcTGTCGACAATATTGTTAATTTCTACAATCATAGTGGGACCTAAAATACACTCACAATAATATCCATGCACCACTATCAATCTTAAAATCCGTACCGTCTacaaagtgaaaacgatattgtggacggatggagtattatttatatgtacTCCTGCATGTGTTTAACTTAGTTGGAATATAGAGGATCGTATTGATTCAAATGGAATGGAACTCACGACCAaacattttattttaagaggttTGGGTGCTCATCAACCTTGTTCTATTGAATTATACGAggaaattttagaaataaaattaaaaacttatGTTTTGTGAAATGTAAAAACAGTACCATTTGAAGGGAGGaacctttttcttttcctcaagtTTCATTCTAAATCGTCTCATTTAACGGTTTGGTAGTGAGAAACGAAAGGCCGATCGATCGATTAGAGGGAATTAAGAAGCTAGCTAATGATTATGCTAGTTGACTTTTAATAGTAATTTATTAGTACCCCTTCCgattattttttaatagtattaatactttttaaaaattaattaattttacataTGGGAAATTAAGTATTTTAGGCTCCCATTCCGATTTCCGAGTGAGAGATTGAAGGATCAAACAACcgattttaaaaacaaaacaaaaggagTTTTACTTGCtaactaatttataatatattatactagCATTTATCGCcaacacaaaataaaatatattccaacatttattaaaattgcattaatcatttcaaaaatatatattaagttGGGTTTGATTTTCAACAACAAATTTGATTGAACATAATAAAGGGAAAGCCAAAAACCTTGTAATTTTTTAAAGGATGCCGAGAAGTCTGAGACATCCCACGACGTCCAAGCTTCTTGAAATGGATTCCCATTAACTTTAcgtgatacgaattttaataaattaaattgattgAATGTGTTAATATTGTGACTGGAATAAAGATCCTACTTTTGTTATAAATGAAttgcataatatatatatatatatatatatatatatatattaaaaattaaaataggaaATGCATTTAGTGAACGAATCAAAATAGagatataaaaatgtatttgatgaataataagaataagaataggAGGGAGATACTCCCTAACATTCGAAACCTTAAATCTCGATCCCAAGTAATGTGACATAGtataaattatgaaatgaaatAGTGAAAAATGGAGGTGCAAGATCCACCAACTATATATTGAGTTAATTTCTTTCAAAACAGAGTAT
It contains:
- the LOC130992467 gene encoding transcription factor bHLH68-like isoform X2, producing MMAGNPNWWSMNGMHPQLSSQLIYGASNSPNPSPPDLHHPSPDFPVRSWSQLLLGGEGERYGAGLFQQQKKIENWEEQVLNLNPSFTRNNIPVGDVKQESTHMNYTHVDDEEQFHPWPRQQLAASCVTTLTNNTVFNFSAAAAQSKNQHHNQDHSSECNSTSTGGVSKKARVQQSSAQPALKVRKEKLGDRITALHQLVSPFGKTDTASVLSEAIGYIRFLQGQIEALSSPYMRNAAGNTHHQHSVNKFKRGIVCFPKSLLRYLCYLYWIYHFLKEALII
- the LOC130992467 gene encoding transcription factor bHLH68-like isoform X1, whose translation is MMAGNPNWWSMNGMHPQLSSQLIYGASNSPNPSPPDLHHPSPDFPVRSWSQLLLGGEGERYGAGLFQQQKKIENWEEQVLNLNPSFTRNNIPVGDVKQESTHMNYTHVDDEEQFHPWPRQQLAASCVTTLTNNTVFNFSAAAAQSKNQHHNQDHSSECNSTSTGGVSKKARVQQSSAQPALKVRKEKLGDRITALHQLVSPFGKTDTASVLSEAIGYIRFLQGQIEALSSPYMRNAAGNTHHQHSVQERNCLFPEEPSQFLNDISMEGRGASNQDSQVKDLRSRGLCLVPISCTQHVGNENGADYWAPAAFGGGF
- the LOC130992467 gene encoding transcription factor bHLH68-like isoform X3 codes for the protein MMAGNPNWWSMNGMHPQLSSQLIYGASNSPNPSPPDLHHPSPDFPVRSWSQLLLGGEGERYGAGLFQQQKKIENWEEQVLNLNPSFTRNNIPVGDVKQESTHMNYTHVDDEEQFHPWPRQQLAASCVTTLTNNTVFNFSAAAAQSKNQHHNQDHSSECNSTSTGGVSKKARVQQSSAQPALKVRKEKLGDRITALHQLVSPFGKTDTASVLSEAIGYIRFLQGQIEALSSPYMRNAAGNTHHQHSVNKFKRGIVCFPKSLLSS